The following coding sequences lie in one Xiphophorus maculatus strain JP 163 A chromosome 4, X_maculatus-5.0-male, whole genome shotgun sequence genomic window:
- the tubgcp4 gene encoding gamma-tubulin complex component 4 translates to MIHELLLALSGYPGTIFTWNKRTGLQVSQDLPFLHPSETSVLNRLCKLGSDYIRFTEFIEQHTGHVHQQEHHTNQPNQTGLHGIHLRAFCTGLDSMLQPYRQALLDLEQEFLGDPHLTISHVNYKLDQFQLLFPSVIVVVETIKSQKIHGCQILETVYKHSCGGLPPVRMALEKILAVCHGVMYKQLAAWMLHGLLLDQSEEFFIKQGPSAGGAAANQDEEEEDLGLGGLSGKQLRELQDLRLIEEENMLAPSLQQFSLRTEMLPSYIPIRVAEKILFVGESVQMFENHNHSPSRAGSILKHQEDAFAAELHRLKQQPLFSLVDFENVIDGIRSTVAEHLWTLMVEEADLLEQLKIVKDFYLLGRGELYQVFIDLAQQMLKAPPTAVTEHDVNVAFQQAAHKVLLDDDNLLPLLHLTVDYQGKDAKEASGPRDGATPPQDSSPREAPPTGWAALGLAYKVQWPLHILFTPAVLEKYNVVFRYLLSVRRVQSQLQHCWALQMQRKHLKSSQSDAVKWRLRNHMVFLIDNLQYYLQVDVLESQFTQLLQQINSTRDFESIRLAHDHFLSNLLAQSFILLKPVFHCLSEILELCQSFCSLVGQSVAPLDERGAAQQLDLLVKGFRRQSSLLFKILSSVRNHQINSDLAQLLLRLDYNKYYTQAGGTLGGV, encoded by the exons atgattcACGAGCTGCTGTTGGCGCTCAGCGGATACCCCGGAACCATCTTCACATGGAACAAGCGGACAGGTTTACAG GTGTCCCAGGACCTTCCCTTCCTTCACCCCAGTGAGACCAGTGTCCTGAACCGGCTGTGTAAACTGGGCTCAGATTACATTCGCTTCACTGAGTTCATAGAGCAGCACACCGGCCACGTTCATCAACAA gaACATCACACCAACCAGCCGAACCAGACGGGTCTTCATGGAATCCACCTGCGAGCGTTTTGCACCGGACTGGACTCTATGCTGCAGCCGTACCGACAGGCGCTGCTGGACCTCGAACAGGAA TTCCTGGGAGACCCACATCTGACGATATCACACGTGAATTACAAGCTCGATCAG tttcaGTTGCTGTTTCCCTCTGTTATCGTGGTGGTGGAAACTATAAAGTCACAGAAG ATCCATGGCTGTCAGATCCTGGAGACGGTGTACAAGCACAGCTGCGGGGGGCTTCCTCCAGTGCGCATGGCTTTAGAAAA GATTCTGGCCGTGTGTCACGGTGTGATGTACAAGCAGCTCGCCGCCTGGATGCTGCACGGGCTGCTGCTGGACCAAAGCGAAGAGTTTTTCATCAAGCAGGGCCCCAGCGCAGGAGGCGCCGCCGCCAAccaggacgaggaggaggaggacctGGGCCTGGGCGGTCTGAGTGGAAAACAGCTGAGAGAGCTGCAGGACCTG CGGCTGATCGAGGAGGAGAACATGCTGGCGCCGTCTCTGCAGCAGTTCTCTCTGCGAACGGAGATGCTGCCGTCTTACATTCCCATCCGGGTGGCAGAGAAGATCCTGTTTGTGGGCGAGTCAGTTCAGATGTTTgaaaaccacaaccacagcccGTCCAGAGCTG GCTCCATATTGAAACACCAGGAGGACGCGTTTGCTGCCGAGCTGCACAGACTCAAACAGCAGCCTCTGTTCAGCTTGGTGGACTTTGAGAATGTGATCGACGGGATCCGGAGCACGGTGGCCGAG catCTCTGGACTCTGATGGTGGAGGAGGCGGATCTGCTGGAGCAGCTCAAG ATCGTTAAGGACTTCTACCTGTTGGGCCGCGGGGAGCTCTACCAGGTTTTCATCGACCTCGCCCAGCAGATGCTGAAGGCGCCGCCAACAGCGGTCACTGAGCACG ACGTTAACGTTGCCTTCCAGCAGGCGGCGCACAAGGTTCTCCTGGATGACGACAacctgctgcctctgctgcacctcaCTGTGGACTACCAGGGGAAAGACGCCAAAG AGGCGTCGGGTCCCAGAGACGGAGCCACTCCTCCTCAGGACTCGTCTCCTCGGGAGGCTCCGCCCACCGGCTGGGCGGCCCTCGGCCTGGCCTACAAGGTCCAGTGGCCGCTGCACATCCTCTTCACTCCCGCCGTCCTGGAGAA GTACAACGTGGTGTTCAGGTACCTGCTCAGCGTGCGGCGGGTGCAGTCGCAGCTGCAGCACTGCTGGGCTCTGCAGATGCAGAGGAAGCACCTGAAgtccagccaatcagatgcaGTGAAGTGGAGGCTCCGCAACCACATGGTGTTCCTCATCGACAACCTGCAGTACTACCTACAG GTGGACGTCCTGGAGTCTCAGTTcactcagctgctgcagcagatcaACTCCACCAGAGACTTTGAGAGCATCCGGCTGGCCCACGACCATTTCCTCAGCAACCTGCTGGCTCAGTCCTTCATCCTGCTCAAGCCG GTTTTCCACTGTCTGAGTGAGATCCTGGAGTTGTGTCAGAGCTTCTGCTCTCTGGTGGGGCAGAGCGTGGCGCCGCTGGACGAACGCGGAGCGGCTCAGCAGCTGGACCTGCTGGTGAAG GGCTTCCGGCGCCAGTCGTCCCTGCTCTTCAAAATCCTCTCCAGCGTGAGAAACCATCAGATCAACTCGGACCTGGCGCAGCTGCTGCTGCGTCTGGACTACAACAAGTACTACACACAGGCCGGCGGCACGCTGGGCGG GGTTTAA
- the LOC102226075 gene encoding CDKN2A-interacting protein gives MAGVRCGDDVSEYLSQNPQLAQWIESFRGYCESNKQWSARREFILRNMEAFPTVKPGTCSSSLDRLLSLSMVWANHVFLGCSYPQAVMDKIKDMGEGIVVQDPPVHKTTKDGITARGKRSAPDDGNPEGCVKRSRTEADSRPSGRAAARSAIQKSGPPPQAPAEQQPFFNRLYKAVAWKLVSAGGFGPNLDHFEILRSCVESCKQTVTCVFVPLKDIEGLPAGRTQKDGHVCEIRCQTVYMGTGYGRDEAAAKAMASKEALKVFQGRKVTVKICRRRYRGREVEDLVLLDELPRTQGFPPALSYPFQDEPQDEGPDC, from the exons ATGGCGGGGGTGAGATGTGGAGATGACGTCTCAGAGTACCTGAGCCAGAATCCGCAGCTGGCCCAGTGGATCGAGTCATTCCGGGGCTACTGTGAGAGCAACAAGCAGTGGTCTGCTCGGAGGGAGTTCATTCTGAGGAACATGGAGGCTTTCCCCACGGTGAAGCCGGGgacctgcagcagcagtttggaCAGACTGCTGTCTCTGTCCATGGTCTGGGCCAACCACGTCTTCCTTGGCTGCAG TTACCCGCAGGCCGTCATGGACAAGATCAAGGATATGGGCGAGGGAATCGTCGTCCAGGACCCACCGGTCCACAAAACGACGAAAGACGGAATCACAGCCAGAGGAAAGCGCAGCGCCCCAGACG ACGGCAACCCTGAAGGTTGTGTGAAACGATCCAGAACCGAGGCCGACAGCCGGCCGTCCGGGAGAGCGGCGGCGCGGTCTGCCATCCAGAAGTCCGGGCCGCCACCTCAGGCTCCGGCGGAGCAGCAGCCCTTCTTCAACCGCCTCTACAAGGCCGTGGCGTGGAAGCTGGTGTCTGCCGGCGGCTTCGGCCCCAACCTGGACCACTTCGAGATCCTGCGTAGCTGCGTGGAGTCGTGCAAACAGACGGTGACGTGCGTGTTCGTGCCGCTGAAGGACATCGAGGGCCTCCCGGCAGGACGCACACAGAAGGATGGCCACGTGTGCGAAATCCGCTGCCAGACCGTCTACATGGGCACGGGCTACGGGCGCGACGAAGCCGCCGCCAAGGCCATGGCTTCCAAAGAGGCACTGAAGGTGTTCCAGGGCCGGAAAGTGACGGTAAAGATCTGCAGGCGGCGCTACAGAGGCAGGGAGGTGGAGGATCTGGTGCTGCTGGACGAGCTGCCGCGGACTCAGGGCTTCCCTCCGGCGCTCAGCTACCCGTTCCAGGACGAGCCGCAAGACGAAGGTCCAGACTGTTAG